Within Bos taurus isolate L1 Dominette 01449 registration number 42190680 breed Hereford chromosome 24, ARS-UCD2.0, whole genome shotgun sequence, the genomic segment GTACAGGTCATGCAGGTCAAACATTTCACAGCTACTGTCTAACTACTTACTATTTTTGGACAATAGATTCCCATGCAGCTAATGATCCCAGAAAAGGGGCTTTATCAAGCACTCTTTTAAGCTTCACTGAGTTTTCCTTGGCCCAGAGTATCTAAGTAATGACCCCAAAGGGCAATCAATGCAGTTTTACTGTCATACTTgagatcatttatttttaagcccagaaaggaaaaaaaaaatttaagccaaCTGCATGTCACTAAACCACAAATTGTCTTCTCCACCTGCTGTTACTCCACTAACACCCTGACGCTAGATCCCACGGCACAGCCCTCCAGAACTCCGCTGTCCGATAATGGTGCCCACTTGCCACACGTGAGTGGCAGCAatttaattaacttaaaatacAAAATCCAGTTCCTCATTCAGACTAATTTCATTTCAGTTGCCCAGTAACCAGTgtggctactgtattggacaGCATACCTTCTAGAACATTTCCAGCATCACAGAACATTCTATTGAGCAGCGCCAATCATGAAGATCCCAAGGGCTGCACCAGTACAAGGTTTAACCATCAAGGGAACCACTCTTAAGTCACGTGCAAGATTAAACTtaactatatttttaaaggaaatatctTATAGGTTTCTGATCATAAAGTATGACTGGAACAGAGAACCTCTTGCCTTTTCATCACAACCTATGCCCCAGGTCATTGTACAAAATTTTCCAAAAGCAATGCTTTTTGATAGCATACTTCACTCTACTTAGCATATTCAGCATCTCTTGGTTATGTCAAGatcattaataaagaaaaatccaTGCTTCTTATAGTTTACTATTTATACAACACTTACTGTCCTTTACAGGTAAAGTGGGAGGCAGGGGGGAAATTAATGTTTTGCAACTCAAAAAATTCAGATCACATGTTCTCTTTGTCTATACTCATCCCTAAATCAACCCTCCTTTCATTTCCCAGAGAGGTAGATGCTaactaaaatgaatatataaatctaCAAAAACAAAGACCTTAAACAGTAGTTGAGTTAGTAAAGGGTATTCATCCACCCTGAAAGGAGATCGTAGCCCAGCAGAGATGGCGACAGGTCtaggaaggagcaggaggaaacCGTCGTGCAAAGTCCTGGTCCCCCTTTTGCTGCAGAACAAACCGTCTTGCAGCTCTGTGGGTCTGAGGGGAGTCATCTAAAAAATCAAGCCACCAGAGGTTGCTTTCAGATCCGACTTGCTGTGCTTTCCATTGTGAGTTTTTTCACTGATGTGAGCTGTGAGTTCTGGCTGATGGTGTCACTGGGCTTGCGTCACATGGGGTAGACGTGTTCTCAGGGTCACGAGTAAGTGCCAGAGGCCAGAGCAGTGGATGCCAAATAACATTAAACAACACTAAGCCTATAAGATTCTATCCAGCAGGCTGAGACGTCGCATACAtgcgcacactcacacacaggaTTGCACGCTGATACGCAGGTACACAAATAAATAACTAGCAGGCAGAATCCACAATGGCTTTACATCAGTAAGACTCACACAAAAATTCTGATTTGGGTTGCTATTGTACCTTAAATTGTAATGTCAAGAATCTATCATAGAGCCGATTAATTTTGCACTGCTAAACTGCAATTGGGATTTTAAGTAAAAAGTATGTGGACATTTGTACTATACGGGTTTGTGCTAAGAAACACAGGGCACTGCATCATCACATATGTCAGTGTCTATATATAACCTACAGACCATGTAGAATTCTATCACACTACACTCCAGGGCTAGTCATTTCATATAGGGCATAAACATATGTAGATATCATtcacaaaaataatttgaatatggCATGACTTAACATTACAAGGGTAAAGTCCATTTGAAATGCAGAATCCTTAGTGTAAcatttctgtgggtttttttccccaagaggAATAGAAATTAGGTCAGACATGCATCACAGCAGCCTGGGAGAGTTTGAGAAATTGAAACTAACCCAACAGTATATTAGGTTACGTAATAGAGGATAGTATTCAGCTAATATGATACCTAAATTATTAATACCAAACAAATCCTAGATTATTTGTTGTATAATGCCCAATAGCTTACACAATAAAATGGCATTTTAACCTAATTTCTAGTTTGAGATTTCAAATACATTTCCTAAAGGGCTAATGACGAATTTGAAAGATCTGAAAAACCCGagttcatatttttatatcaaattcTCATGTCAATGAATATTAGCTTGGGATTCATTCATTATACTGTCATTTTATCTCAGTTAATGCCATAACTTTAATGTGCATATTTTGTGCTGCTTGAAGGTAAaggttgctaagtcacttcagtcgtgtccgactctgtgcaaccccacagacggcagccaccaggctcccccatccctgggattctccaggcaagaacactggagtgggttgccatttccttctccagcgcatgacagtgaaaagtgaaagggaagtcgctcagtcgcgaccgaccctcagcgaccccatgggctgcagcccaccaggctcctccgtccatgggattttccaggcaagagtattggattggggtgccattgccttctccgaggtgaAAGTTAGCATGTAGGTAATTAAATTACCTCAGTCTTAAGGATTATTTCTAGCCTTACTTTTTGGAGGCAGTCACTGCTTATCTTTGTGTCCCATTTTCAGGAATTCAGTGGAACATGGACATATCTGtgaatgggggcggggggggcttGGCACGAACCACTTGCTTCATGAATTCCATAAAAGAAACTAGAACTGTAAAGCGCACAGCTATGTCTGAATGCACACATATTCAGGCATagaatgtatcatttaaaaccaGCAGATCTTTCTTCATGAGCAACTGTAGGCCATTAAACATTTAAGAACGTTTCAGAATTTATGATGAACTGGTCCACTTAAACTGGGAATGTGAATTGCTAGTTCACCTTGCCATTTTTCTCAATAAAAACACATCttgaaatacaagagaagatcTCACTTCTGCCCACAAGAAGAAACTGGAGTGTGGAATGGTTGAACTCTCGTGGAGCCATCTCTTTCAGGAAGTAACCATGGACTGTCTTAAAATGCCAGTGTAGGTTTGTTAGCAGTTACCTACACTCAAGGCTGTGAGAACACATCAAAACTgggagaaaagacagaatcttCTGTATTCTCCGTTTGTGCCTTACAGAATACAGGACTTGAACACGCAGAAGAGGAGCAAGTATGGAAGCGACACGTCTGTGACACCTCGTGGGGGGCCCAGGCGGCCGCCGCTTCGGACTCTGGACCCGCTCACGCCTACAAGTCTCAGTCCTGGGATTCTTCTGAAAAGACTCAAGACCTGAGGTAAAtcaaatgacacacacacacaaatacacaatatttacatttaaaattcttatttgtgAGATGGCTTGAGAAAAATTGGCATGTGGGTTTCCTGTGGGATTAGGCATTTCTCATTATTACTCAGTTTATTGCTCCCCTGTCGGGCCTTCGGTTTAATAAGCACAATCGAGTTCTAATTGCAAGGGAAGAAAAGCGAAGGTACGTGACAAACACAGCACATTGGAAACGCTCGCTCAGACGTGTTCCTGAAAAGATAACTGTCCGCTTAACTTATTTTACTTTGGGTGCCATTCAAAACGGTATAAAAAGTCATACAACTAAATGGAGACAGGGTCTCATTTtctcaaaaaaaggaaagaaaccagcACTTCATGTTGCAGTTGAATTTTTACATGGATTTTCAGGTTTAATTCTACTTGTATGCAGAGCATCTTTGTTTTAATCTACCACATTTAGAGAAGATCACATGGTATGCACTTCCAACAGTTTAACGTCTAAGTAGAATAGGTCTATCTTGTAACATGATTTGGAGAAATGATAAATTACAGTCCGTTTAATAGGTGATTATGAGGATGCATGCAACCGTCTTCGAAGCTGTCGCCACCAGGGATCCGAGGGCTCCGCCTGCTTTCGGGCTGGGACCGCGGGTCTGCCCTTCGTGTCTGACTTCGGGTAATCAAATGGCGGCCCAGGGCCCGGGGGCCAGCACCGGGCCCCCCGGGGTCAGCGGCCCCCGCCTTCTCACCGCGATCCCCCCACCAACAGCTGCTCAGCCCCGAGCGGGCCCCCACGGAGCCCTGCCCGCGGCCCTTCAGCCGCAGGATATCACGGTGAAGCGCTTAGAAATGCAGGACATGTTGTGCAGCACGATGCCCAGGAGGAAGACCAGGACGCAGGCCACCAGAATGACGGTGCACACGCCGGACCAGGTGGAGCTCTTGGCCGCGCCCCGCCGCTCCGGCTCCTCGGCCGCCGCCTCGCCCGGGGCCGCGGGCTGCAGGGGCTGCTGCTCGGCCGCGGGGACGCTCACCATGGCCATCGCCTTCGGCTGGCCCCCGGGCAGCAGGCGGCAGCCCGCGTCGCCGGGCAGCAGCGCGCGCTCCTTGGAGACGGGCAGGGGCAGCATGTAGCACCCGTTGCTCGGGAGTCTGATGAAGACCGGCGTGTGCTCGGAGGCGTGTGGGATGGCAATGACCCCCAGCACCTCGGGGTCGTCCGGCAGCTGCGACACCGAGAAGCCCGGGGGCAGCCTGGTGGTGCCCCGGCACCAGGGGCACCGCACGTCCTTCTGGCTCGTCCGCATCTGCTGCAGGCACACGGAGCAGCAGGTGTGCCTGCAGTCCAGCAGCTTGGGCCTCCGCCGGGGGCTGTAGTAATTGAAACAGATCTGGCACTCCAGCAGCGAGTCCTGCGAGAGCGTCTCCATGGCGAGCGCCGGGCGCCGAGGGCAGGGCCGGGCCGGCCCCAAGTCAGAGTCCGCCGCTCAGCGCGCTTCCTCCGGAGGGCCTCGCCGCAGTCGCCGGGGGGTCGGGGCGCTCACGGGCTTCCAGCATACTCAGGCTCGCGCAtttctgaaggaaacaaaaacgCACACAAAGTGAATTACTTCCAGCAAGCCGAGATGGATGTATTTCACTGCTCGAAAGTCTGGATGTCGGGTTAAACGAGTACAAGTTTCCCGCTCCTGAGACTGGAAGAGTCCTGGGATGTCCAGTGGACAATGAGTGAGCAAGTCCTCTCCTCGAatacttttcttatttctaaagaAACAAGTATCTCTGCAGGGTATGCAATGCCCCCCAAATGTTCTACAGAGGGAGCctgctgtttctgttttattgttcTTCTGAACTGTTCTTCTAAACATACTGCAGAAATTCTTTCATTTCCAATAAGCTTCTAGCATTTCCTAAATTTCTTTCCTGTGCGCCTCTGACCTTTTCCTGACTCTGCTCACCATCCTGTAAGTGCTCATTGCCAGATACAGGCACCTCTACAAATCTAGGTATGTCACATAACCAGCTCACTGGATGGATGTGGGTTAGGACTATTCCTCTCTCACGGGTTATTAAAATGGTGCCACCAAATAAGCACACACAGGTATTGGTTATCTTTCCCACCAAATCTCCTGAACCAAAGCAATTTTTGTCAAATGGCTCTAAAAAGAGTCAAAACAACCGCCAAATAACAACAATGAATCTTTAGGCAGTAAGGGTCACAAAAATACACAGGATCACTAGTATGTTTCAGtcagttcttttaatttcatgattattTGGGACTGCATCAACAGGACCAAAAGCAATTATCATTAATTCACTGATTATAATCAAGTATTATTGTCAAAGAAAACTGGCAAACAgccttcaccaaaaaaaaaaaaaaagaggagaagaaGAATGTTAGCCTTCTGGTATTGACAGGAGGCAGGATAACTTAGTTCAACTTAACTGGAGTTTAAGGAATCCAtcaaatgttttaataaatgCTGCCCAACACCATTTCCTATTGAAAGCATCCGAATTATGTGTTCTGAATAGAACCATGATGACTCTGGAAAAAACTGTTCAACCATTGTTGTAAAAATAATTGCTAGTCCTAGAACCCCACCTACACCTAGAAGCAGGAGCTAATAATATAGATAACCTCcttcacatttttcttaaaaagagaaccttctttttcattctgatttCCTTTGTGAAATTATGAATACACCCCTCCATGGTGATTACGttttaagataaaaatcaaaatgtaGAAAAAGTTTAAAGTCAGAAATAATCACTGATAAAAATTAATGCTGACAAtcaaaagagaaacattttaaaatatttgctgtagttcagatcagatcagtcgctcagttgtgtccgactttttgcgaccccatggactacagcatgccaggcctccctgtccatcaccaactcccagaatccacccaaactcatgtccattgaatcggtgatgccatccggccatctcatcctctgtcgtccccttctcctcctgcccacaatctttcccagcgtcagggtcttttcaaatgagtcagctctctgcatcaggtggccaaagtattggagtttcagtttcaacatcagttcctccagtgaatacccagaactgatctcctttaggatggactggttttgcTGTAGTAAGAGGACttaaattattgaaaataaaatatagtaacaTAGCATTCAGAAGGTGCATATTATAATCAACTGCTCGTctatccggagaaggcagtggcaccccattccagtactcttgcctggaaaatcccatggacggaggaacctggtgggccgcagtccatgggttcactaagagtcggacacgactgagcgacttcactttcacttttcactttcatgcattggagaaggaaatggcaacctgctccagtgttcttgcctggagaatcccagggatgggggagcctggtgggctgccctctatggggtcgcacagagtcagacacaactgaagcgacttagcagcagctcatCTATCCACTACTTCAAGAAATAGTTGTGGAATAATTGAAATCTGCTAAGTGTAGAACTTAAAATATtctcaccaaaagaaaaaaaagattaagatgtgagatgatggatgtgttaatcAATGAGATGTGGGGAGTCCTTTCACAATGCATACTTATTTCCGTACTTTAAAGCGTCCATTTTAAATGTCTTACAATctattttgtcaattatacctcaataaaactgaaacaagaaattaaaaaaataaatatctactgAGTATCTATCATGCAAAAAACACAATACTAGCCATGATAGATTAATAAGATGAATCAGACCCAAAAAGCACTCCTAAGCTATTTAAAGTTAGGCAAGAATGAACTCATGAACGTATTTTctcttccattcatttattcattcaaattcTCATTGAATATTTACCATGTGTCAAGCATTATGGTAGTTATTTTTGTCCTTTGTAACAAAAGACATTGTCACCACCCAAAAGAAACTCCCAGACTAGAGGTACTTAAACAGCTATGCAATTAAATAGTTATAAATATAGTGATGCTTGCCTTACTGGAGCCGGATGGAGCAATCAAAGAGGCTCAGTGAAAAGTCTGGATTATGGAGAGGATTTAGACAGGTAAAATCAGGGGCAGGCTACTTTCAAGTTCAGAAACCAGCATGAGCAAAGGAAAAGGGGTGAACAATTAATTACAGAGTTACTTTTGTACTCTAGCTGTGACACTGGCTAGGTTTTCTCTAACACAAGAGTAACTTACAGATGCCATCTCTAAGAAAGAGCTTCACAGTTTTAGGCTAGAAGCGTAGTCTTTGATACAGACacctttgactttttatttttttaaagcctttattgcttctgtttttggaTTCTTGGCTTCGAGGCATGTGGATCTgagctccctgaccaggcatcgagcccacaccctctgcattgcaaggcgagGTCTTAATCACTGatccaccaggaagtccctggatgccttttaaagaaacaaaattcacACAGAACCTGCACACACCCTCCCGCAGGTCCAGCTGGGGAGAGCAGAGCCcacagggaggggagaggtgaGTGGACCCAGGCCCAGGCCACAGGCCCCAGACCACAAACTGTGGACAGCCCCAAGTGCCAAAGACGCGGGATTCATCAGGGAGCCACGGTCAATAGACTGGAAAGAACTGCTGGGAAGCTACTGTAATATTAGACAAGAGATGaggcgtgtgtgcatgtgtgtgtgtgtctgaagtCAACAGTGGTGATGAGGATGAAGAGATCAAAAGTGCTGACAGCTCGTACAGGAGTCAGGTGGGATCTGGCCACGTTGACAACGAGGTTGTAAGGGGAAGAGGCAAAGGCCGAGAGAGAGGAGGGTGAAACAGACACGAGAGAAACAGGAAAGGTGGAGAGAAACACGATGAGTCCTGTTTGGGATGGACTCCATTTGAGGTGTGGGGACGGTGTAAGAAATCAGACACTCAGGAAGATGCTAAAGAATCAAAAGGAAGCTGAAAACATGGGTCTGACGTTGCAGAGCAAAGTCAGGACCGGGCCTGAGAGAGCTAGATGGCACCTCCAGAGAAGGGATCTCAACCAGAGACAGACACAGCAGACTGCAGCCAGGCACTTAGGGAGCACTTATTGTTAAGCCTGGCTGAACGGAAGAACAGGGGTGGCCAGGGACCCCTCCCAGCACGTGCCTCAGACAACAACGTTCCAGGCAGCCTGAGACTGTGAGGAGTGTGTGAgtgctcggttgctcagtcgattccgactctgcgaccccatggactgtagcccaccaggctcctctgttcatgggatcctccaggcaagaatcctggagttggttgctattcccttctccaggggatcttcctgacctagggattgaaactgggtgtcctgcattgcaggcagattctttacagtctgagccaccaggatacatacacacacacacacacacacacacacacacacacacacacacggctgaaGGTTTGTGGCTGAAGGGCGAGTTCAGGCATGGCCAGGCAGTGAAGGGCTAAGGGAGCCCTGGTGCCAATGCCTCCTTCCTTCCAACTTGGACACTGCCAGGTGTGGGCACAATCTGCCCAGGGCACTCCTGGCCCCTGAAGGGCAGCCGTGAGCCACAGCCCAGGGAGGAGGAAGGCTCAGAGTCCCCTGGCTCTGCCCCAAGACCTGCCACATGACCGTTTTTCAACAAAACCAACATGCACTTTATTCATGAATTTATGTTCCAAGTAACATTCACTTAATTGGTGTCGAGCTCCCTTAAGAGTAGATTATACGACTCAATTTCCAACATATCCAAGTTAAAATTTCCAACTTTATCCAACAGTAGGCCTTAAAACAGAGGCCAAACACAAAAGCAGAGGGGAAACAGTTCCTCCCCTCTCTGCTCAGCTCTTCAAGTCTTTCTGATGACAGGACAGCCTCTTGATTTATACGCTGATTTGCTCTATGTGAAGCCAGCCCGAACTGAATTCCAGTTTATTTCCTGTCTCATAATTAGTAATGATGATGATTAGTTAGGTAAAGAGAAGAAGATTTATGAGGCTCTGGACCAAAGCTAAAGATGaatcattctttctctctttcatctccctttcttcctttcataAACCCAAAAGATGTGAGtcaactataaaaaaaataaGGTCCACATCAGCTACACAAGAAACTCAAAATTCCCAGTCGAGCACAGGAGACACGAGCACCACAGGCAGCCTGTCTTGGCCATTACCGTCCTTACAGGAGCGAGACGCGACGCTCAAAGCAAACACTCAAAGTCCAGAGGAAAGAGTGTTTGGGCAGAATGCATGAGCACAGGTGCAAGCTGAAATACGCTGGGATGAGTTTTAAATGTCACTAcagtttattttgaaagaatgcaaaggttaaaaataaaatagaaaccaaCCAGACAGACCACAAAAAGAGGAATAACAGCTAAGGG encodes:
- the RNF152 gene encoding E3 ubiquitin-protein ligase RNF152, which encodes METLSQDSLLECQICFNYYSPRRRPKLLDCRHTCCSVCLQQMRTSQKDVRCPWCRGTTRLPPGFSVSQLPDDPEVLGVIAIPHASEHTPVFIRLPSNGCYMLPLPVSKERALLPGDAGCRLLPGGQPKAMAMVSVPAAEQQPLQPAAPGEAAAEEPERRGAAKSSTWSGVCTVILVACVLVFLLGIVLHNMSCISKRFTVISCG